The genomic region GAGAGAACTTGGAAGCTGCTGATTTTCTGCGCCAAGTAAATCATAACATCTTTAGTTACTTCCCGGGAGTCCTATCCATTGCGGAGGAATCCACCTCTTGGCCCATGGTATCTTGGCCCACATATACTGGAGGGTTAGGTTTTAACCTCAAGTGGAACATGGGTTGGATGCATGACATGCTGGACTACTTTAGCATGGATCCCTGGTTCCGTCAATTCCACCAAAACAATGTCACTTTTAGCATGTGGTACAACCACAGTGAAAACTTCATGTTAGCACTGTCCCATGATGAAGTTGTCCATGGTAAGAGCAATATTATCGGTAAAATGCCTGGTGATAGATGGCAAAAGCTGGCCAATGTGCGGGCTTTATTTACTTATATGTTTGCCCACCCTGGTAAGAAAACCATGTTTATGAGCATGGAGTTTGGTCAATGGAGTGAGTGGAATGTGTGGGCCGATTTGGAGTGGGGTTTATTACAGCATGAACCCCATGAGCAGTTAAGAGTGTTCTTTAGGGAAATTAACAGTGTTTACCGTTCTGAACCTGCTTTATATAGTCAGGACTTTGCACGAGAGGGCTTTGAGTGGATTGACTGTAGTGATAATCGCCACAGTGTGGTTTCTTTTGTCCGTCGAGCTAAGGACTCCGATGAATTTGTAGTAGTGGTTTGCAACTTTACCCCCCAACCCCATTCCCACTATCGTATTGGTGTGCCAGAGAAGGGATTCTATACGGAGTTATTTAATAGTGACGCACGTGAGTATGGTGGTAGCAATATGGGCAATTTAGGGGGTAAATGGACTGATGACTGGTCTTTACATAATCGTCCTTATTCTTTGGATTTGTGTTTACCACCTTTAGGGGTTTTAATTCTCAAGTTAGATAGGATCAAGACTGCTCAGTCCCTGGGTTAGAAGCGGTGGATGCTATGGGGGAACCTTTCCCCCACTTCCATTCAATAATCAAATTTTTAATTCAGCTAAACCCAAATAATTAACTCCTTGAGGAGAAACATCAAATCTACACGGCAAAACTTCTAAGCCTACTTTTATTGCTTGTCTTAGTAACTGACCATAGACTGGATCCGCACTATCTCCAGGAGCAAATTCCACACAGTCCCCTCGATTGATAAAGTATAACATCACCGCACGATTTTTGGGTAAAACTTCCATTAATTCTCTTAGATGCTTTTGTCCTCTGGTGGTTTCTGTGTCAGGAAATAATGCTAAACTACCCTGACTCCAAGTAGTGTTTTTTATTTCTAAGTAAATTGGCATCTCATTTCCTGTCAGGTAAAAGTCCACTCGGCTTCTTTTCTCTTTTCCATAAACTACCTCCCCTTTAATTTGCTTGTACTCTCCTAATTGGGGAAAAAGATGTTTTTCTAAAGCTAGTTTAATTATGTTATTGGGTAAGTTGGTGTTTACACCAACCCATGTTGGCCCTGAATTATCCATATTATCCACTTGAATCAATTCCAAGGTATAGGCTAATTTGCGCTGGGGATTATCAGTTTTGGACAACTGCACAGCACTGCCAATTTGAGAAACCCCAGTCATGGGTCCGGTATTGGCACAGTGCGCTGTGACCATTTCTCCAGATTCTAGTTCCACATCAACAAGAAATCGCTTGTACCTTTTTAGTAATTTTCCAGAATATAATTGGTTGTATTGATAAAGATAATTGTTCATTGCAATATGTAGTTTATGATTTGTGAGGTTTTTGCCATATTAGGGAGAAATCTCCCAAATATTAATCTTATTATCTTCTGTTCCACCCACTAAAGTTTTACCATCAGCACTTAAAACTAAGGATGTAACAATTTTGGTGGTTCCCGGTAGAGCGTAAATTTCTTCCTTTGTGCTTACATCCCATAATTTAATCACAGAGGAAATTTTCTCAGAACAACCTGGGCAACTTTTGGCTCCACTAATCAGGGTTTTACCATCGGGACTGAAGATCACAGATGTAACATTTTGTTTTTTACTGGCAAAAATTATCTCCTTATTCTTAGTATCCCAAAACTTAATTTGGCGATCGCGACTGGTACTGACAAGTGTACTACTGTCCGGACTAAAAGCTAAAGATGTGACTGTTTGCGAAGTAGTATCTAATAGTGTGGTTGGTTTTTGCCCAGTGGTTTGATTAATATTCCATATTTTAATAGTCTTGTCAAAACTTCCACTTGCTAGAGTGAACCCATCGGGACTAAGAGCTAAAGACCTAACCCAATAATTATGACCTAGGAGAGTTTTTAAAAACTTTCCTGTTAATAGACTCCAAACTTTAATAGTTTTATCATCTCCCGCACTAACTAGGGTTTTGCTATCTTGACTAATAGCTAGTGCTTGAACTGAGTCCTGATGACCAACTAGATTAAAAGTAAGTTTTTTTGTTTGTAAATTCCAAACTTTAATAGTTTTATCATCTCCAGCGCTGACTAGGTTATTTCCATCTGGACTAATGGCAAGAGCGTTGATATTTTGTGTATGTCCTGGTAGGGATATGATTTGTTTGCCTGTTTTGCTATTCCATAATTTAATTGCTCCGTAACCTGCGCTGACAATGGTATTACCATCTGGAGTAATAGCCACCACTGCCAGGGATTTATCCACTTGTGTTATGGTTTTGAATAAACTAACTTTGTTAGCTCTAATGGAGGAGGTTGTCCTAGATATTTGCCCATATTCGGGACTGGTAGGAGATTTATTACTTGGCATTACTAGAGGATTAAATTGAGAGAAAATTGCCGTTTGTATTTGACCTAGGTTCCTATATCCCAATCCCCCCAAAACCGAAATCGTTACCAAAATCAAAAATGTATTTCGGAAAATAATATGTTTATGTTTTTCATGTTTACCCTTTTTAAGATATATACCAGATTTTTTTGAACCGTAAACATTCTCTTTACTAAGATCTTTTATAACTTCATCAGCAGATTGATAGCGATTTTTCAGTTCTAGTTTTAATAGCTTATCTAAAATAATAATTAGCTCAGCACTCCTAGAATTGTGGAGGCAATCCTGCCAATTTTTGACCCAACTATAACCATGTTCTATCCATAACTGAAGGGGAGATACACCAGTTAAGAGATGAAAACAAGTAGCACCCAAGCTAAATAAATCACTAGCTGGATAGGCTTTGCCATCTCTAATTTGCTCTATGGCAGAATAACCATGGGATCCTATAGAAGTACCATATTTTTTTTGAACTGCAGCTGTTAATTGTTTGGCAGAACCAAAGTCAATTAATATTAATCTTCCATCCCTTTTACGTCGGATAATATTCTCCGGTTTTATATCTCGATGAATTACTCCCCGACTGTGAATAAATTTAAGAATGGGCAATAAATCTAGTAGCACAGATTGAATATCACTGTCTTTATAGTGCTTTCTTAATTGTAACTCCTGTAATAGGTTATTACCATCTATAAATTGCTGTACTAGATATAAACATTTATCTTGCTCAAAATAAGCCAATAAGGTGGGAATTTGTGGATGCTCTCCTAATTCTTGCAGTCTCTTTGCTTCTTGACTGAATAACTCCATTGCTTTTTTTTGTGCCCAAGTACCCTGAAACTTAGGTGCTAATTGTTTGACCACACAACTATCATTTAATTTATCTGTGTCTTCCGCTAGATATGTTCTGCCAAATCCTCCTTCATCTGAAAGCACACGAATAATACGAAAACGATTTCTTAACAGTGGTACTAAAGGAGTGTCACAACTTTGACAAAACTTCCTACCATCGGGATTCTGAGGATTTTGACAATCGGGATTTAAACAACATATCATGACGTTGAAATTAAATTTCACAGCATAAAAATCCACAGAATCTATAATTAGGTTAAATAAGACTAGGTGGATGGAATTAATATAAGATGAACCTAGGTTGGGTTGAAGTATGAAACCCAACGCCCCCATGGGTTTCGTTCCTCAACCCATCCTACAAATAATTGTGCCTCCCTACTTACTTCTTTCTGGTTATACAATATCATAAACCAAAAATCAGGTCTATCTGTTAACAAGTTGTTAAAGCTATATGATGTTTCTGCAAATAGTTTTTAATCTATCCTCTCGGTTTAAACCATTTATTAATCACTGTACTGATCACCGTATTCACGGTTTGCTTGATTTGGTGCTGACGATTCCATTTTTGAAAAGCAGCTTCATATTCTTCACCTTGATTACGAAAGGTGTTCCAAACCTCAACTAGAATAACTAATCCCGAAAACATCAAAATATATAGAGACCAGGTTAGACTAGCACTGCTAATTAAATTTGCCAGCACGAAAAAAGCGTTAATAATTATATAGTTTCCTATACGTTTCTTCAGTTTATTTTGACGATAATTATTAAAAGCCTTTCGCTGCTGTGTTTCGCTTCGTTGAACTAACCATTCAGTCTTAGCGTGCAAAACAGCTTCCGGTTCAATTTGTAGCTCCTTAGCAATCTCTAAAATCTGCTGATAGGAAAACTCTTGACTAATATCTTTACTCTGACGGGCGATCGCCAGGTTTAAAATTTCCTGTACCTCTTCCTGGGTGTAAAAACGCAGTTTGTTGGATTCTGATGTCATGTTTTCTTTCCTGATCATCATTATTTTAAAAGGTAGCAACGGTGGAATCCAGACTCCACCAATTCCACATTAGCATTTTCCTATAGGAATCTGGGACGGTTATGTTGATTGAACAGGAGTTTCTCCCCCAAAACCTCCCAGTTTTCCTCTTCGATCAATTTGATAAATGAATCCAGGTGGTCACGATATTTATGTAATGAATTGATGAGTGCTTGACCATTATATTGTGCCATCATTACCCCCAGTTCGGGATTGCCACCACCTACCCGACTGGTATCCCGAAAACCAGAACTAGCAAGTTTTTGAGCTAGTTCTAAAATTTCTAAATCTGTTTCATTTAAACAAGCATCAATTAGAGCAGCGCTAACCATCACCGGTAAATGAGATATCCAACTCACAGCTCGATCATGTTGCTCTGGTGAACAGTAGTAAACATTACATCCAAGCGATCGCACAATTTCTTCCAGTAGTGTTAAATTGTTTTTGATTGTTTTATCAATTGGAGTGATTACGTAAGGACAATTCACAAACAAGTTAAACTGGGCAGCTTCTATTCCCATACTAGTATTTCCGGCCATGGGGTGACCACCAATAAAATTCTCCCATAAGGGAGAAATAGAATGGACAATGGGCCCTTTCACAGAACCAACATCAGTAATAATAGTAGTCTTATGTAGATAGGGTAGTAACTCTTTTATCTGAGGTACAATTAATCCTATAGGGGTACAGACAAATATTAATTCTGCACTTACCAATAAACTCAAATCAACACTAGCTTGGTCTACACTGCCAATTTCCATGGCTTTTTGACAGGTTGATTCTCGACGACTAACTCCTAAAACATAATGTCCTTGGGAGCGTAAGTCAAAACCCAAAGAACCACCAATCAATCCTAAACCCAGAATACCAATTTTCATTTTCAACTTGACAGATAAACTTGAGAGTTGTGCGCACCACCTTAATCGTAGAATTAAACCTTATATTTATCCTTAATAACATCAATTATGAAAAAGCTGATTAATCAACCAGAAAACTTCGTCAAAGAAAGTCTCCTTGGCCTGGCTAGGGCACACAGTGGTTTAATTAAAGTAAACTTCGACCCTACCTTTGTTTATCGTGCAGAAACTCCCGACAAAAGTAAAGTAGCAATTATTTCTGGTGGTGGTAGTGGACATGAACCAATGCACACGGGTTTTGTAGGCACAGGAATGTTAGATGCTGCTTGTCCGGGAGAAATTTTTACCTCACCAACCCCCGATCAAATGTTAGCAGCAGCAGAAAAAGTTGATAGGGGTTTAGGAACTCTGTATATTGTAAAAAATTATAGCGGCGATATAATGAACTTTGAAATGGCCACCGAACTAGCTAGAAGTCAAGGAATTCGTACCTTAAATATGATAATTGATGATGACGTGGCCGTGAAAGATAGTTCTTACACCCAAGGAAGAAGAGGAGTGGGAACAACCGTACTAGCGGAAAAAATTTGTGGAGCAGCAGCAGAGCAAGGTTACGATTTACTTCAGGTTGCCAATTTGTGCAAAAAGGTAAATCTTCTAGGAAGAAGCATAGGAGTAGCCTTGAGTTCTTGTACAGTACCAGCTAGGGGAACACCAACCTTTGACCTGGGAGATGACCAAATAGAGTTGGGTATTGGCATTCATGGAGAACCAGGAAGAGAAAGAGTTCCCCTGATGCGTAGTGATGAGATTACCGAGGTCCTAGCCCGATCGCTCTTTGATGATACTGATTATTGTCGAACAATGCGGGAATGGGATGAAAACCGGGAGGAGTGGAAAGAAGTAGAACTGTTAAATAAACCCTGGGAAAAAGGCGATCGCCTTTTAGCATTTGTTAATAGTATGGGTGGTACTCCTATTTCGGAACTTTATCTCGTCTACCGTAAACTAGTAGAACTTTGCGAGCAGGAGGGGTTAGAAATTGTGAGAAATCTGATTGGACCTTACATGACATCCCTAGAGATGCAAGGTTGTTCTATTACGTTACTCAAACTAGATGAGGAAATGTTAGACCTATGGGATGCACCAGTTAAAACTGCGAGTTTACGCTGGGGAGTTTAAAATGATTACTCAGGTGCAAATTGTTGAATGGTTGCAAGTGTTTAGTTCCGTCATTGAACATCACAAGCAAGAATTAACTGAACTAGATGCTGCCATTGGTGATGCAGACCATGGAATTAACATGGATAGGGGTTTCAAAAGAGTAAGTAGCATTCTACCAAGCATTGAGGGGAAAGATATTGGCAGCATTTTGAAAACAGTGAGCATGACCCTCATATCCAGTGTAGGAGGTGCTAGTGGTCCGTTATACGGAACCTGGTTTTTAAGAGGTAGTGACATCACCATGGGGAAGAACCAGCTAACTACAAGGGATATATTAGCTTTTCTGAAAGCTGGTTTAGATGGAGTAGTAGAAAGAGGTAAGGCTCAGTTAGGGGATAAAACAATGGTAGACGTCATACATCCTGCTGTGTTGGCCTTTGAAAAGGCTGTGACAGAAGATAAAGACACAATTTCGGCCCTGAGAATGGCTGTGGATGCAGCAGAGCAGGGACTAAGACATACCATACCTATGATAGCAAAAAAAGGTAGAGCCAGTTATTTAGGAGAGCGTAGTATGGGACATCAAGATCCTGGAGGTACATCTGCCTATTTAATGCTCAGGAGTTTATTAGAAGTGGTAGAGGGAGCCAGGAAATGGAAATAATCTGCCAACCAATCTCTTGTGCTGATTTGAATTTTGCCTATAGATGAGGAACTTGACACAGAAAATATGTATGATATAGTGGGGTGGGTTGGAGTTAAGGACGTATAGCTCAGTTGGTTAGAGCGCTACGTTGACATCGTAGAGGTCACTGGTTCGAATCCAGTTACGTCCACTCCTAACATCTCACACCTTGCACCTTGCGCATGCCATGATTGAGTGGGTCAAAACCCCTTGGTAGTCTAGTGCTCATGTCATACATAGCACCATTCAAGTTAGCACCATAGAACTTGGTGTAGTTTAGCCCCTCTAAGATTGGCATTAGAAAGATTCACAAGAAAATCGCCGAAAGGCACGGAAGCCACTTGGCTTTAGACAGGAAGTGCCAACGGCGAATTTATTCGCCTTGATATTTAACCGTGATGCGGTTCTTCAATATTCCAGTGTTGTCTTTATGTTATTTTGTGGCTGCTAAAGTTTGGCCCTAGCCAAATTAGTTCTACTTAGATCTGCCCCCCAGAAATTGATTCCGGGCAAATAGGCATCAATAAGTCTGATCCCAATCAAATCAGCAGATACAAAGTACCTCTCGCCTGTGGCATAAAGCCGTTTTACATCTTCTGCTTCCATTTATTCACGCTTACCCAAAAAAGAGATTAAGAAATAGGCTAACTTTAGTGTACCGCAGTAGTTTAAGTATATAGCTTTAGCCATAAGCAGTCAAAAAAAAGCACCTGAGTTTCTTTAAGGCACTCAGGTACTCCCCCGTATAAGTTTCACCAACTTACTCCAGACTTGGTATGGAGAACTTCAAACATTTCCATTAGACGGAGCAGAGCGAAGTCAATAACAAACCTGAGTAAAGAGGTATCACTCCTTGCATGTAATTTAGAATATTCCCTACAAAGTGAGTAACCAACCTGGATGGTGACAGTTTATTAACTGACACGTAAAATACTGGGAATTTTTTGTATGGACCATGAACTTGCCCAAGAAAACATTATGGAAATGATTGAATATCAATGTATAAGCAACCTAAACATTTATGATTCTCCTGAATGTGTCCGATTAGCAACCCAAGCTGCTAGGGGAAGGAATTTAAGAATTCCCCAGGAAGGACAAATTCAAGATACTTGTGTTGAAGTTTATTTGTGTGAAGATCAGTACCGAGGATGGATTGATCCCAATGATTTGCGCTTATTAAAACTTGCCACAAAACCCTATCAACCAGCTAATTTTACCGCCTTAGAAATCGAGAAACTTGTACCAGAAGTAATTGAATTTACTCAAAAAGCCATGAGACAAACCAATTATTATCTATGGGGCGGAACCGTAGGGCCCAATTATGATTGTTCCGGTTTAGTGCAAGCTGCTTTTCTATCCGTTGGTGTGTGGATACCAAGGGACGCTTATCAACAAGAAGCATTTACTCAAACTATAGATATTAATGAGATACAGCTAGGAGATTTAGTATTTTTTGGTACTAACCAAAAAGCCACCCATGTGGGTTTATATTTAGGAAATGGATATTATATTCACAGCTCGGGAAAAGACCAGGGACGCAACGGAATCGGAATTGATCAATTATCACCAGATGGCGATCGCATTAGTCAGTTATACTATGAACAACTGCGTGGATCTGGCAGAGTTGTAAGAAGTTACACCCCTATTCCCCAACACCCACATTAACCACTACCAATTCCAACCCTACTTATTTCCACACTTGGTAATACTTATGACTAATTATCCACTGCCAGCCACCAATGAAAAATTATCTAGTAGTCAATATAAAGCACTTGACGTTTCAGTAGTTTTGCCGATTAAAGATGAACTAGAAAGTTTGCCATTATTGTTAGAAGGAATTTGTCAAGCTTTACAAGTGAATAAATTAAATTATGAAATTATTTGCGTAGATGATGGATCTAAGGATGGTTCAGCAGAGTTTCTCAAAACTCAGGCTCAAATGCGCAATGATCTAAAAGTAATAATTTTGCGACGGAATTATGGACAAACAGCTGCTATGTCTGCTGGTTTTAATTATGCTACTGGTAAAACCATAGTTACCTTAGATGCGGATTTACAAAATGACCCCACTGATATACCCAACTTATTGAGTAAATTAGATGAAGGTTATGATTTAGTGACTGGTTGGCGGCAAAATCGCCAGGATGGAGCCATAAATCGTCTCATACCCTCGAAAATTGCTAACTGGTTAATTCGTCGCGCTACCGGTGTTTATGTTCATGACTATGGTTGTTCTCTCAAAGCTTACCGTGCAGAATTAGTAGCAGATATGAACCTATACGGAGAACTACATCGCTTCCTACCTGCATTAGCATATATTGAAGGAGCCAGGATTGCAGAAATTCCCGTACGTCATCATGCAAGACGTTTTGGTAAAAGCAAGTATGGCATATACCGGACTTTTCGGGTATTAATGGATTTAATAACTATTCTTTTTATGAAAAAGTTTCTTACTAGTCCAATGCACGTTTTTGGATTATTAGGTTTAGGGTCAATGATTATTGGAGGGGGACTAAGTATTTACCTCACCATCCTCAAGTTGTTTTTTTATCTGGAAATTGGTAGTCGTCCCTTACTGATTTTAGCAGTATTACTGCTTGTCACGGGAGTACAGTTATTTTGTTTTGGACTATTAGCGGAAATGCTAATGCGTACCTATCATGAGTCCCAGGGGAAGCCAATATATCGAGTGAGGGAAGTTGTGATTGACTCTCCTCATAAGGGAATTCACTAGGAAGTTCTGCTGTATTTCCTAGTTTTTCGGTTGTCAGCAGACTGGTAGGGTTCTAAATCAAACAATTTTAAGTAATGGTTAGTCTCCATAAAAGTCCTCATCCAGAATTTCCTCTATTTGAAAAGGACAAATTATGGGATAAGTGGTCGTGCAAAATAAATTTCGCAGTTCAGGGAGGGAACTGATAACTGAAAAGACCTAACAGATAACCCTTACAGAAATTATTTCTTCAATGAATATGTAAAATTAAATTTGCCTGGGTACTTACTCACCCACCAAAAAACCATACTGTACCTGTGTACAAATAATAAATGCCTGTAAGCATTAAAGCTACACTGCCTAGTTGAATAATAGTTTCTGAATGTTGTAACAAGTTCCTACTCTGTTTAACTAACCCTGTGAATAGACTGGCTAGAAAAATCAAAATTGTATATCCTAAAGCATAACTGACCATGGTAAGTGTACCTAAAACTTGAGAACCAGTAGCAGCAGCTGCTGCTAACACTGCAAATAACACCGGACTAGCACAGGGAGAACTAACCAGAGCAAAGGTTAGACCCACACTGTATGGACCGCTGTTAGGAAGTTTTAAGTCTATCTGGGGGAGGTAAATTTTAATTACTCCTATTAACCATAGTCCCATTATGGACATAATCAAACCAACTACTATGTTGATATAACCTCGGTATTCTATGATTACCATTCCAGCAAAGGATGAAACCAAACCAAATAGACTTAAAATGGTAACACTACCTAGCACAAATAAACCGGACTGACTAAAAGCATCCCAACGGGATGTTATTTTTAGGGTACCAATATAACTTAGATTAACCGGAAGTAGGGCAAGAATACAGGGAGAAATGCTGGCTAATAATCCACCAATAAATGCCAGAGGTAGTAAAACCAGTGGATTGGCTGTGTTCTGTTTTTCAAACCACTTTTCATAAAGGTTTTCTACAACAGAAATTAGTCTTTCTAAGGGTTGGCTAATGACTGTACCCAGGGTAATAACAATAATTAAAGCTACTAGTCCTAATGCTATATATAATAGCATCTTTCGCGATATTTTAATGCTGTATATAGGCTTTTTTTCCCCTGGCACTTTTTCTATTTCGCTCATAATAATGTCCTCAAATTATTTAATTGCTTGCAAGCATCTCCCTTTAAATGGCCATTTAGCTTATTATCGGAAGATGTTTGCCATCAAATCCTTAATCCTTGCCCTTATCTCTGGGAAATTGCAGAGTTTAATACGGAGGTGTAATCACTTAAATTGGTGTTATTGCGATACTGACCTAGAATGTTACCATTGCCAGGGGAAATAATAGTAACACTACCTGTTTGTGATTTATTCTTATCTAGGAAGTCACCCAAACCTAATTTTTTCGCCTTAACTTCTGACTCACGAACCTTGGTTTTATTAGTTACATCAAAGACAATGAAATGTGCTTTTCCTTGATATTGTTGTTTTAATTGAGAGAGGGTAGGGGCAATATTTTTACACTTAGAGCACCAACTGGCATAAATGTCAACTACCACTGGTTTGCCCTGTAATTCCTTGGCTAAGGCTCCCCCAACATTTCTTGCGATATAAGCATTAGCTCTATAGGGACTAGTCTGTTCCCCTGCAATTAACATACCAGCGGAAACATTAAAGGTACTGGGAATGACCAGGGTAACAGGAATAGCAAAGCTGAGTACGTATAGCCTAGCAGAAAATGAGGTTGATTTCT from Cylindrospermopsis curvispora GIHE-G1 harbors:
- the dhaL gene encoding dihydroxyacetone kinase subunit DhaL; its protein translation is MITQVQIVEWLQVFSSVIEHHKQELTELDAAIGDADHGINMDRGFKRVSSILPSIEGKDIGSILKTVSMTLISSVGGASGPLYGTWFLRGSDITMGKNQLTTRDILAFLKAGLDGVVERGKAQLGDKTMVDVIHPAVLAFEKAVTEDKDTISALRMAVDAAEQGLRHTIPMIAKKGRASYLGERSMGHQDPGGTSAYLMLRSLLEVVEGARKWK
- a CDS encoding glycosyltransferase family 2 protein, with the protein product MTNYPLPATNEKLSSSQYKALDVSVVLPIKDELESLPLLLEGICQALQVNKLNYEIICVDDGSKDGSAEFLKTQAQMRNDLKVIILRRNYGQTAAMSAGFNYATGKTIVTLDADLQNDPTDIPNLLSKLDEGYDLVTGWRQNRQDGAINRLIPSKIANWLIRRATGVYVHDYGCSLKAYRAELVADMNLYGELHRFLPALAYIEGARIAEIPVRHHARRFGKSKYGIYRTFRVLMDLITILFMKKFLTSPMHVFGLLGLGSMIIGGGLSIYLTILKLFFYLEIGSRPLLILAVLLLVTGVQLFCFGLLAEMLMRTYHESQGKPIYRVREVVIDSPHKGIH
- a CDS encoding 2TM domain-containing protein, translating into MTSESNKLRFYTQEEVQEILNLAIARQSKDISQEFSYQQILEIAKELQIEPEAVLHAKTEWLVQRSETQQRKAFNNYRQNKLKKRIGNYIIINAFFVLANLISSASLTWSLYILMFSGLVILVEVWNTFRNQGEEYEAAFQKWNRQHQIKQTVNTVISTVINKWFKPRG
- the sfsA gene encoding DNA/RNA nuclease SfsA — translated: MNNYLYQYNQLYSGKLLKRYKRFLVDVELESGEMVTAHCANTGPMTGVSQIGSAVQLSKTDNPQRKLAYTLELIQVDNMDNSGPTWVGVNTNLPNNIIKLALEKHLFPQLGEYKQIKGEVVYGKEKRSRVDFYLTGNEMPIYLEIKNTTWSQGSLALFPDTETTRGQKHLRELMEVLPKNRAVMLYFINRGDCVEFAPGDSADPVYGQLLRQAIKVGLEVLPCRFDVSPQGVNYLGLAELKI
- the dhaK gene encoding dihydroxyacetone kinase subunit DhaK, giving the protein MKKLINQPENFVKESLLGLARAHSGLIKVNFDPTFVYRAETPDKSKVAIISGGGSGHEPMHTGFVGTGMLDAACPGEIFTSPTPDQMLAAAEKVDRGLGTLYIVKNYSGDIMNFEMATELARSQGIRTLNMIIDDDVAVKDSSYTQGRRGVGTTVLAEKICGAAAEQGYDLLQVANLCKKVNLLGRSIGVALSSCTVPARGTPTFDLGDDQIELGIGIHGEPGRERVPLMRSDEITEVLARSLFDDTDYCRTMREWDENREEWKEVELLNKPWEKGDRLLAFVNSMGGTPISELYLVYRKLVELCEQEGLEIVRNLIGPYMTSLEMQGCSITLLKLDEEMLDLWDAPVKTASLRWGV
- a CDS encoding cytochrome c biogenesis CcdA family protein, with protein sequence MSEIEKVPGEKKPIYSIKISRKMLLYIALGLVALIIVITLGTVISQPLERLISVVENLYEKWFEKQNTANPLVLLPLAFIGGLLASISPCILALLPVNLSYIGTLKITSRWDAFSQSGLFVLGSVTILSLFGLVSSFAGMVIIEYRGYINIVVGLIMSIMGLWLIGVIKIYLPQIDLKLPNSGPYSVGLTFALVSSPCASPVLFAVLAAAAATGSQVLGTLTMVSYALGYTILIFLASLFTGLVKQSRNLLQHSETIIQLGSVALMLTGIYYLYTGTVWFFGG
- a CDS encoding prephenate/arogenate dehydrogenase, yielding MKIGILGLGLIGGSLGFDLRSQGHYVLGVSRRESTCQKAMEIGSVDQASVDLSLLVSAELIFVCTPIGLIVPQIKELLPYLHKTTIITDVGSVKGPIVHSISPLWENFIGGHPMAGNTSMGIEAAQFNLFVNCPYVITPIDKTIKNNLTLLEEIVRSLGCNVYYCSPEQHDRAVSWISHLPVMVSAALIDACLNETDLEILELAQKLASSGFRDTSRVGGGNPELGVMMAQYNGQALINSLHKYRDHLDSFIKLIEEENWEVLGEKLLFNQHNRPRFL
- a CDS encoding thioredoxin domain-containing protein, yielding MFQKSTSFSARLYVLSFAIPVTLVIPSTFNVSAGMLIAGEQTSPYRANAYIARNVGGALAKELQGKPVVVDIYASWCSKCKNIAPTLSQLKQQYQGKAHFIVFDVTNKTKVRESEVKAKKLGLGDFLDKNKSQTGSVTIISPGNGNILGQYRNNTNLSDYTSVLNSAISQR
- a CDS encoding serine/threonine-protein kinase, with the protein product MICCLNPDCQNPQNPDGRKFCQSCDTPLVPLLRNRFRIIRVLSDEGGFGRTYLAEDTDKLNDSCVVKQLAPKFQGTWAQKKAMELFSQEAKRLQELGEHPQIPTLLAYFEQDKCLYLVQQFIDGNNLLQELQLRKHYKDSDIQSVLLDLLPILKFIHSRGVIHRDIKPENIIRRKRDGRLILIDFGSAKQLTAAVQKKYGTSIGSHGYSAIEQIRDGKAYPASDLFSLGATCFHLLTGVSPLQLWIEHGYSWVKNWQDCLHNSRSAELIIILDKLLKLELKNRYQSADEVIKDLSKENVYGSKKSGIYLKKGKHEKHKHIIFRNTFLILVTISVLGGLGYRNLGQIQTAIFSQFNPLVMPSNKSPTSPEYGQISRTTSSIRANKVSLFKTITQVDKSLAVVAITPDGNTIVSAGYGAIKLWNSKTGKQIISLPGHTQNINALAISPDGNNLVSAGDDKTIKVWNLQTKKLTFNLVGHQDSVQALAISQDSKTLVSAGDDKTIKVWSLLTGKFLKTLLGHNYWVRSLALSPDGFTLASGSFDKTIKIWNINQTTGQKPTTLLDTTSQTVTSLAFSPDSSTLVSTSRDRQIKFWDTKNKEIIFASKKQNVTSVIFSPDGKTLISGAKSCPGCSEKISSVIKLWDVSTKEEIYALPGTTKIVTSLVLSADGKTLVGGTEDNKINIWEISP
- a CDS encoding C40 family peptidase; translation: MDHELAQENIMEMIEYQCISNLNIYDSPECVRLATQAARGRNLRIPQEGQIQDTCVEVYLCEDQYRGWIDPNDLRLLKLATKPYQPANFTALEIEKLVPEVIEFTQKAMRQTNYYLWGGTVGPNYDCSGLVQAAFLSVGVWIPRDAYQQEAFTQTIDINEIQLGDLVFFGTNQKATHVGLYLGNGYYIHSSGKDQGRNGIGIDQLSPDGDRISQLYYEQLRGSGRVVRSYTPIPQHPH